From one Nonomuraea polychroma genomic stretch:
- a CDS encoding ATP-binding protein — protein MTVVTDLTSRRLSGWCDLPCSPIASSIARRWVSAMLASWDLPLCAANEATIIELTSELVTNAVQHAAPPARGSSDIRINVRVGDTTVWLAVCDSDPTLPTQRAPDFLAESGRGLFLVEAQADQWGAVQHEAGKYVWFSLECLGDARRAGEVPTGRTFAERSPSGATNTKENPPCPPSSFLTTSTAPGRTA, from the coding sequence ATGACCGTCGTCACCGACCTCACGAGCAGGCGGCTTTCCGGCTGGTGCGATCTGCCCTGCTCCCCGATCGCGTCATCAATCGCCCGCCGCTGGGTGTCGGCGATGCTCGCCTCCTGGGATCTGCCTCTCTGCGCCGCCAATGAGGCGACGATCATCGAGCTGACCAGCGAGTTGGTCACGAACGCGGTCCAACACGCGGCCCCTCCCGCTCGGGGATCCTCCGACATAAGGATCAACGTGCGGGTGGGGGACACCACGGTCTGGCTGGCGGTCTGCGACTCCGATCCCACCCTCCCCACGCAGCGAGCCCCTGACTTCCTCGCCGAAAGCGGGCGTGGGCTGTTCCTGGTGGAGGCGCAGGCCGACCAGTGGGGCGCCGTCCAGCACGAAGCCGGCAAGTACGTCTGGTTCAGCCTGGAGTGCCTCGGCGATGCCCGACGGGCGGGCGAGGTGCCGACTGGCAGGACATTCGCTGAGCGTTCCCCATCCGGCGCCACGAACACGAAGGAGAATCCCCCATGTCCCCCGTCGTCCTTCCTCACGACGTCCACGGCTCCGGGCCGCACCGCGTAA
- a CDS encoding alpha/beta fold hydrolase: MSPVVLPHDVHGSGPHRVIALHGWFGDRGSFRKIQPYLDGDAFTYAFPDYRGYGEARDLTGEYTLAEIAADVTALADKLGWETFSLVGHSMGGTAMQRVMLDAPGRVRKLVGISPVPASGVPFDEQGWALFSGSAEEPANRRAIIDLTTGNRLPGTWLDEMVDNSLRNSTVTAYRAYLDAWARTDFHTEVAGAATPVLVIAGEHDPALSADVMRGTWLQWYPNAELLTFADAGHYAMDETPLALVSAIERFLSA, translated from the coding sequence ATGTCCCCCGTCGTCCTTCCTCACGACGTCCACGGCTCCGGGCCGCACCGCGTAATCGCGTTGCACGGCTGGTTCGGAGACCGCGGCTCCTTCAGGAAGATCCAGCCCTACCTGGACGGCGACGCCTTCACCTACGCCTTCCCCGACTACCGGGGGTACGGCGAGGCCCGCGACCTCACCGGCGAGTACACCCTCGCCGAGATCGCCGCCGACGTGACGGCACTCGCCGACAAGCTGGGCTGGGAGACCTTCTCCCTGGTTGGTCACTCCATGGGCGGCACGGCGATGCAGCGGGTGATGCTGGACGCGCCCGGCCGGGTCCGCAAGCTCGTCGGCATCTCTCCGGTGCCGGCCTCCGGCGTGCCGTTCGACGAGCAGGGCTGGGCGTTGTTCTCCGGCTCCGCCGAGGAGCCCGCCAACCGTCGTGCGATCATCGATCTCACCACCGGCAACCGGCTTCCGGGCACATGGCTCGATGAGATGGTGGACAACTCGCTGCGGAACTCCACGGTGACCGCCTACCGGGCCTACCTGGACGCCTGGGCGCGCACCGACTTCCACACCGAGGTGGCCGGCGCCGCCACGCCCGTGCTCGTCATCGCCGGTGAGCACGACCCCGCACTTTCCGCCGATGTCATGCGGGGTACGTGGCTGCAGTGGTACCCGAACGCCGAGCTGCTGACATTCGCGGACGCCGGCCACTACGCGATGGATGAGACACCGTTGGCCCTGGTGTCCGCCATCGAACGTTTCCTGTCCGCCTGA
- a CDS encoding cytochrome P450 produces MIDMNTTVNVFDPRIYAQGIPHETYRWLRDHDPVHWHEEHEVGDWPAGPGFWAVTRHADVVRVLRTPMEYSSWLGATQIRDPDPADLSFIRRTMLNLDPPDHGRLRRIVSGVFTARRIERFRTGIAARARLLVDEIAERGECDLPVDVTDDYPIHNLADLLGIPSADRGQILEWTNRVIGYQDPDHATVVRGPDGKPVNPRSPAMLSDMFEYAHSLAAYKRRNPATDVMTALATAEVDGQRLTDPELSMFFFLLVIAGNDTVRSALPGGMLALLDHPDQHRRLLDQPELLDSAIEEMLRWHPPVLSFRRTAVRDTVLAGQAIAAGDKVVVFHGAANFDERQFPDPMRFDIARRPNDHISFGNGPHVCLGSHFARLQLRAFYRELLWRLPDVELAGPPVRLVSNFIGGIKHLPVRYTPVPRQGVR; encoded by the coding sequence ATGATCGACATGAATACGACGGTCAACGTGTTCGACCCGCGTATCTACGCACAAGGCATCCCGCATGAGACGTACCGCTGGCTGCGCGACCACGACCCCGTGCACTGGCACGAGGAGCACGAGGTCGGTGACTGGCCGGCAGGGCCCGGGTTCTGGGCGGTGACCCGCCACGCGGACGTCGTACGCGTGCTGCGCACGCCGATGGAGTACAGCTCCTGGCTCGGCGCCACCCAGATCCGTGACCCGGACCCCGCCGACCTGTCGTTCATCCGGCGCACGATGCTCAACCTCGATCCGCCGGACCACGGCCGGCTCCGGCGGATAGTCTCCGGCGTGTTCACCGCCAGGCGCATCGAGCGCTTCAGGACCGGCATCGCGGCACGGGCGCGCCTGCTCGTCGACGAGATCGCCGAGCGAGGCGAGTGCGACCTGCCGGTGGACGTGACCGACGACTACCCGATCCACAACCTCGCCGATCTCCTCGGCATCCCCTCCGCCGATCGCGGCCAGATCCTGGAGTGGACCAACCGCGTGATCGGCTACCAGGATCCCGACCACGCGACCGTCGTACGCGGCCCGGACGGCAAGCCGGTCAATCCGCGATCCCCGGCCATGCTCAGCGACATGTTCGAGTACGCTCACTCCCTCGCCGCCTACAAGCGCCGGAACCCGGCAACCGACGTCATGACCGCGCTCGCCACGGCGGAGGTGGACGGGCAGCGTCTCACCGATCCCGAACTCTCGATGTTCTTCTTTCTCCTGGTCATCGCGGGCAACGACACGGTGCGTTCGGCCCTGCCCGGCGGGATGCTCGCCTTGCTCGACCATCCAGACCAGCATCGTCGGCTGCTCGATCAGCCTGAGCTCCTCGACTCGGCCATCGAGGAGATGCTGCGCTGGCATCCCCCCGTCCTCAGCTTCCGACGTACAGCAGTACGCGACACCGTCCTGGCCGGACAGGCCATCGCCGCGGGCGACAAGGTCGTCGTCTTTCACGGTGCCGCCAACTTCGACGAGCGGCAGTTCCCCGACCCGATGCGGTTCGACATCGCACGCCGGCCCAATGACCACATCTCATTCGGAAACGGCCCGCACGTGTGCCTCGGCTCCCATTTCGCCCGGCTGCAACTCCGCGCGTTCTACCGCGAACTTCTTTGGCGGCTGCCCGACGTCGAGCTCGCCGGACCACCTGTCCGGCTGGTGTCGAACTTCATCGGCGGCATCAAGCACCTGCCCGTACGCTACACACCCGTACCTCGCCAAGGCGTCCGATGA
- a CDS encoding IclR family transcriptional regulator, translating into MTAEHHSTAASMAGSKTIDTGLRLLEILRDHPDGLTITELAQSAGIHRNAVSRHLAALGNHRLVARIGTRFTLGLGIVELNAAVQHRLRSAAASALQMLADTCNATAFITVLDIDESQAVVLTVAEPRASQIHVSYRPGTRHPANRGASGIAILAGRPPRSGERPAIAEARVSGYSVTAGELQPGAWGVAAPITTPGRPANASVGVVTIGVRDESTIVPLVLSAATEISRLL; encoded by the coding sequence ATGACCGCGGAGCACCACAGCACGGCCGCCTCCATGGCGGGCTCGAAGACGATCGACACCGGACTGCGGCTCCTGGAGATCCTCAGGGACCACCCGGACGGTTTGACGATCACCGAACTCGCGCAGTCGGCCGGGATCCATCGCAACGCCGTCTCCCGCCATCTGGCCGCCCTCGGCAACCACCGGCTGGTCGCACGGATCGGCACCCGCTTCACCCTCGGCCTCGGCATCGTCGAGCTCAACGCCGCCGTGCAGCACAGGCTCCGCAGCGCGGCCGCCTCCGCGCTCCAGATGCTGGCCGACACCTGCAACGCCACCGCTTTCATCACGGTGCTCGACATCGACGAGAGCCAGGCGGTCGTGCTCACCGTGGCCGAGCCGCGCGCCTCACAGATCCACGTCAGCTATCGCCCCGGTACCCGGCATCCCGCGAACCGCGGCGCCTCAGGGATCGCCATCCTGGCCGGCCGCCCGCCCCGCTCCGGGGAGCGCCCGGCGATAGCCGAGGCCCGCGTCTCCGGCTACTCGGTCACCGCGGGTGAGCTGCAGCCCGGGGCGTGGGGCGTCGCTGCCCCGATCACCACGCCCGGGCGCCCGGCCAACGCCAGCGTGGGCGTGGTCACCATCGGCGTGCGGGATGAGAGCACGATCGTCCCACTGGTGCTCAGCGCCGCGACCGAGATATCGCGGCTCCTCTAG
- a CDS encoding DUF6461 domain-containing protein, producing MTTTDPLAPFQWPNVSESKGGGPLGVIFSVAFFRGLDPAEVVRRFSCGEDSGQESDFGGLEDKADEFVNETDGGDGGGYVGVSQAGEWCVAIEPHGWMVKFHEVVTKLSRGRRRRRIRRSGL from the coding sequence ATGACGACGACCGATCCCTTAGCCCCGTTCCAGTGGCCTAACGTGTCCGAGAGCAAGGGCGGCGGCCCACTGGGCGTGATCTTCAGCGTAGCCTTCTTCCGCGGGCTCGACCCGGCGGAGGTGGTGCGCCGCTTCAGCTGCGGCGAGGACTCCGGCCAGGAGTCGGACTTCGGCGGACTCGAGGACAAAGCCGACGAGTTCGTCAACGAGACGGATGGCGGGGATGGCGGCGGCTACGTGGGCGTCTCCCAGGCCGGCGAGTGGTGCGTGGCCATCGAGCCCCATGGGTGGATGGTGAAGTTCCACGAGGTGGTGACCAAGCTGTCGCGGGGCCGCCGGCGGCGGCGTATCCGCCGGAGCGGGCTGTGA
- a CDS encoding nuclear transport factor 2 family protein, which yields MTTRAVVEELLRRIGEGDPERIAEMYAERGDWKLDWPEAARSTGRAYGARFALHLTVEDGLVTRHHVYEDSLAVAQAFDTKGPSEAC from the coding sequence GTGACCACCCGCGCTGTCGTGGAGGAGCTGTTGCGCCGGATCGGCGAGGGCGATCCCGAGCGCATCGCTGAGATGTATGCCGAGCGGGGCGACTGGAAGCTGGACTGGCCGGAGGCCGCCCGCTCCACCGGGCGTGCTTATGGCGCTCGGTTCGCCTTGCACCTCACCGTCGAAGACGGCCTGGTCACCCGTCACCATGTCTACGAAGACAGCCTTGCAGTCGCCCAAGCGTTCGACACGAAGGGGCCGAGTGAGGCTTGCTGA
- a CDS encoding type II toxin-antitoxin system PemK/MazF family toxin: MSSGNSYPLRGRIYMADLGEEYGEKPYVIVSNNARNRALATYLAVRITTSSKPPLPSIIELAPEDPVVGRALCDDIVILFAEDLRRDLGGMSLQTMMRISQGLRHALAL; this comes from the coding sequence ATGTCCTCCGGCAACAGCTACCCGCTTCGCGGGCGCATCTACATGGCTGATCTGGGCGAGGAGTACGGTGAAAAGCCGTACGTCATCGTCAGCAACAACGCTCGCAACCGTGCCCTGGCCACCTATCTCGCCGTACGGATCACCACCTCTTCCAAGCCTCCTCTGCCGAGCATCATCGAACTCGCGCCCGAGGACCCAGTCGTCGGGCGAGCGCTCTGCGACGACATTGTGATCCTTTTCGCCGAGGATCTGCGGCGCGACCTGGGGGGTATGAGTCTCCAGACGATGATGCGCATCAGTCAAGGACTACGGCACGCGCTCGCGCTGTAG
- a CDS encoding nuclear transport factor 2 family protein, with translation MSQTSRTEQQPGGTDSAAAEALRAAEQRLQQAQLASDVAELDRLIDDRLVFTGPDGRHYTKQDDLEIHRSGRQSMTRVEQEDLKVLVAGDTGVTWFLGTLEGVMNGERFHARVRYTRTWVRDGGEWRLIAGHVSPADAGTALTG, from the coding sequence ATGTCTCAAACGTCCCGCACCGAGCAGCAGCCCGGCGGTACGGACTCCGCTGCCGCCGAGGCGCTACGCGCCGCCGAGCAGCGCCTGCAGCAGGCCCAGTTGGCCTCGGACGTGGCGGAGCTGGACCGCTTGATCGACGACCGGCTGGTGTTCACCGGGCCGGACGGCCGGCACTACACCAAGCAGGACGATCTGGAGATACACCGGTCCGGCCGGCAGTCCATGACGCGGGTCGAGCAGGAGGACCTGAAGGTGCTCGTCGCCGGGGACACCGGCGTGACGTGGTTCCTCGGCACGCTGGAAGGTGTCATGAACGGCGAGCGGTTCCACGCCCGAGTGCGCTACACCCGTACCTGGGTGCGGGATGGCGGAGAATGGCGCCTGATCGCGGGGCACGTCAGCCCGGCCGACGCCGGCACCGCCCTGACTGGGTGA
- a CDS encoding HNH endonuclease, protein MAAALSILTTYTSDGARAPYEDAVGDDGLLRYKFQGNPQHYTNVGLRVAFERSVPLMWFFGIKQGLYLPFFPVWIVAVEAEQSQVAVALDEAQRYLSIDSVTSEIERRYSHRITKQRLHQPVFRQRVIQAYESSCAMCRLRHRSLLDAAHIIPDRDTRGVPAVSNGVSLCKIHHAAYDENILGVRPDYVIEVRADILEEIDGPMLKHGLQEMQNLRLAIPRRRADHPDPGLLEERYERFRAVS, encoded by the coding sequence ATGGCCGCTGCACTGTCGATCCTGACCACTTACACCTCCGACGGTGCACGCGCGCCCTACGAGGACGCCGTGGGTGATGACGGCCTTCTGCGGTACAAGTTCCAGGGCAATCCACAGCATTACACCAACGTCGGGTTGCGAGTCGCCTTCGAGCGCAGCGTGCCGCTGATGTGGTTCTTCGGCATCAAGCAGGGGTTGTACCTGCCCTTCTTTCCCGTCTGGATCGTCGCTGTCGAGGCCGAACAGTCCCAAGTCGCGGTTGCGTTGGATGAGGCTCAGCGGTACCTATCAATAGACAGCGTGACGAGCGAGATCGAACGCCGATATTCCCACAGGATTACCAAGCAACGGCTGCATCAACCGGTATTTCGGCAAAGGGTAATCCAGGCGTACGAGAGTAGTTGTGCGATGTGTCGCCTGCGGCATCGATCACTCCTCGATGCCGCCCACATCATTCCTGATCGCGACACCCGTGGTGTCCCGGCTGTGTCCAACGGCGTTTCCCTGTGCAAGATCCACCATGCGGCGTACGACGAGAACATCCTCGGCGTCCGGCCTGACTACGTCATCGAGGTACGCGCCGACATCCTGGAGGAGATCGACGGACCGATGTTGAAGCATGGGCTCCAGGAGATGCAAAACCTCAGGCTCGCGATTCCTCGTCGACGTGCTGATCATCCCGACCCTGGCCTTCTTGAGGAACGCTATGAACGGTTCCGCGCTGTGTCATGA
- a CDS encoding ATP-binding protein — protein MREEFLAELVFPGVSRSVSTARHCVGHVLTMAGHLDVSGAQLVVSELVGNAVVHTISGLPGGLVAVDITAIGDDLARIDVIDGGSATVPRMREPTETDPRGRGLRIVDEMAVRWGVRGDACGGTAVWAEVFTVQSAPACAADLSVCNVAS, from the coding sequence ATGCGCGAAGAGTTCCTGGCCGAGTTGGTGTTCCCTGGAGTTTCGCGTTCTGTGTCGACAGCCCGGCATTGTGTCGGGCACGTCCTGACGATGGCGGGGCATCTCGACGTGAGCGGTGCTCAGCTGGTGGTCAGCGAGTTGGTCGGGAATGCCGTAGTGCATACCATCTCGGGCTTGCCCGGTGGGCTCGTCGCAGTGGACATCACGGCAATCGGCGACGACCTGGCCCGGATCGATGTAATCGACGGCGGCTCGGCTACGGTTCCCCGGATGCGCGAGCCGACCGAGACAGATCCTCGGGGGCGCGGCTTGCGGATTGTCGACGAGATGGCGGTCAGGTGGGGCGTGCGTGGCGACGCCTGCGGAGGGACCGCGGTGTGGGCGGAGGTGTTCACAGTCCAAAGCGCGCCGGCCTGCGCGGCTGACCTGTCTGTCTGCAACGTGGCGTCGTAG
- a CDS encoding helix-turn-helix domain-containing protein: MAGGRGPTLRRRRLAAELRVLRERSGLTGEQTGERLGWSVSKVSRIETGQVGVRTGDLTALLDLYGVSGSRRDALADLARTAMQRGWWDTYETISTDYANYISLESEATDIRCFSQTLIHGLLQTEDYARAVIKAALVPFTSASEVDRRVEIRMTRQRILHRDNPLSIWMVLDEAALHRLIGGADIMRAQCESLIQLSELPNVTIQILASSVGAHPGANTPFSILSFPEVYDPDVVYIETMTSSLWIEDDREVHRYSLAFDQMRAMALSPHESVELISEVVGRL, from the coding sequence ATGGCTGGTGGGCGAGGTCCCACGCTCCGGCGCCGCAGGCTCGCAGCAGAGCTCCGCGTCTTGCGGGAACGTTCTGGACTCACGGGCGAGCAGACTGGAGAACGGCTTGGGTGGTCCGTCAGCAAGGTCAGCCGCATCGAGACAGGGCAGGTTGGGGTGCGCACCGGCGATCTTACGGCGCTTCTCGACCTTTACGGCGTATCAGGCTCCAGGCGTGATGCTCTCGCGGATCTCGCGCGAACTGCTATGCAGCGCGGCTGGTGGGATACGTACGAGACAATCTCAACCGACTACGCGAACTACATCAGCCTGGAATCTGAGGCCACCGACATCCGGTGCTTCTCTCAAACCCTCATCCACGGCCTCCTACAAACAGAGGACTATGCACGGGCGGTCATCAAGGCGGCCCTGGTCCCGTTCACGTCCGCTTCTGAGGTTGATCGTCGCGTCGAGATCCGCATGACGCGGCAGAGGATCCTCCATCGGGACAACCCTCTCAGCATTTGGATGGTCCTGGATGAAGCCGCCCTTCATCGCCTGATCGGCGGTGCGGACATCATGCGAGCCCAGTGTGAGTCTCTGATCCAACTGTCGGAACTGCCCAACGTGACGATCCAGATCCTGGCCAGCTCCGTCGGCGCCCACCCCGGGGCCAACACCCCGTTCTCCATCCTGTCGTTTCCCGAGGTGTACGACCCTGACGTGGTCTACATCGAGACCATGACGAGCAGCCTCTGGATTGAGGACGATAGGGAGGTTCACCGCTATAGCCTCGCCTTTGACCAAATGCGTGCAATGGCGCTTAGCCCACATGAATCGGTAGAGCTGATCTCAGAAGTGGTTGGCCGTCTATAG
- a CDS encoding DUF397 domain-containing protein, with protein MHTSPIDPTTLTWRKSRRSDGGNGCVEVALSGAIPADAPHKAGRGPLVLFRDSENPTGPVLAFTRSELQAFFGGVKDGEFDDLI; from the coding sequence ATGCACACAAGTCCAATCGATCCCACCACTCTCACCTGGCGGAAGAGTCGGCGGAGCGACGGCGGCAACGGATGTGTAGAAGTCGCGTTGTCCGGCGCCATCCCAGCCGACGCGCCCCACAAGGCCGGCCGAGGACCCTTGGTGCTCTTCCGTGACAGCGAGAACCCAACGGGTCCCGTCTTGGCTTTTACTCGCTCTGAGCTTCAAGCATTCTTTGGCGGCGTCAAAGACGGTGAGTTCGACGATCTAATTTGA
- a CDS encoding GntR family transcriptional regulator yields MDARYLLTSVSPCCRRRLVRCSPHCHLIALDQPAPLQQEHGVARGSVRRAMELLRKEGWVVTIQGRGTFVALKENWPNEG; encoded by the coding sequence ATGGACGCCCGCTACCTGCTCACCTCGGTTTCACCGTGTTGTCGGCGCCGCCTGGTGAGATGCTCGCCCCACTGTCACCTCATCGCGCTCGACCAGCCCGCGCCCCTGCAGCAGGAGCACGGCGTCGCCCGCGGCTCGGTACGGCGTGCCATGGAGCTTCTACGCAAGGAAGGCTGGGTGGTCACGATTCAGGGCAGGGGGACCTTTGTGGCGCTCAAGGAGAACTGGCCCAATGAGGGGTAG
- a CDS encoding ABC transporter substrate-binding protein, which translates to MGSGKKMWTVALLATAVLVITAACGGEGTDGKIKLRFSYWGTDARQKMTEEAIKRFEAKNPNIDVVGEFSGFGSYYETLATKVAGEDAPDVITIEIRGLREYAERGTLADLSSRVNTADIDGKVLATGAIDGKQFAIPTGVNAWSLVVDPKAIESVGQKLPDDTRWTWEEYIDLAAKITAGAGGKVYGTQQAFNPAFLQIFAAQRGERFYDGNKIGVSPNTLKAWWAIHRKLAKTKGSPDIAKSVELGAQNADRSLFATGNGAMGMWWSNELGAISKASGGKVMELLRMPKVQGASAGGMFLQPAMFYTASAKSEHAAEAAKFIDFMINDPEAGRIILSDRGLPASSKVLAAVQDKLSETDRKTLAFLGEIKGELTDPPAAPPKLASAMEGILKRYTDEVLFGRMTPDDAARKFITEANASIAG; encoded by the coding sequence GTGGGCTCTGGCAAGAAGATGTGGACGGTAGCGTTGCTGGCCACTGCTGTGCTGGTGATCACTGCGGCCTGCGGCGGCGAAGGCACCGACGGCAAGATCAAGCTGCGCTTCTCCTACTGGGGCACTGACGCTCGGCAGAAGATGACCGAAGAGGCGATCAAGAGGTTCGAGGCGAAGAACCCGAACATCGACGTCGTGGGAGAGTTCTCCGGCTTCGGCAGCTACTACGAGACGCTGGCTACGAAGGTCGCGGGCGAGGATGCGCCTGACGTCATCACGATCGAGATCCGCGGCCTGCGGGAGTACGCCGAGCGCGGCACGCTCGCCGACCTCTCCAGCAGGGTCAACACTGCCGACATCGACGGCAAGGTGCTGGCCACCGGCGCGATCGACGGCAAGCAGTTCGCCATCCCCACCGGGGTCAACGCCTGGTCCCTGGTCGTGGACCCGAAGGCGATCGAGAGCGTGGGGCAGAAACTACCCGACGACACCAGGTGGACCTGGGAAGAATACATCGACTTGGCGGCGAAGATCACCGCGGGGGCCGGCGGCAAGGTCTACGGCACGCAGCAGGCTTTCAATCCGGCCTTCCTGCAGATCTTCGCCGCTCAGCGGGGCGAGCGCTTCTATGACGGCAACAAGATCGGCGTATCGCCCAATACGCTCAAGGCATGGTGGGCCATCCACCGGAAGCTGGCCAAGACCAAGGGTTCTCCTGACATCGCCAAGAGCGTTGAGCTCGGTGCCCAGAACGCGGACCGGTCGCTGTTCGCCACCGGAAACGGCGCGATGGGGATGTGGTGGAGCAACGAGCTCGGCGCGATCAGCAAGGCGTCGGGCGGCAAGGTAATGGAGCTGCTGCGGATGCCGAAGGTACAGGGCGCCTCCGCCGGCGGCATGTTCCTGCAGCCCGCGATGTTCTACACCGCCTCGGCGAAGTCCGAGCACGCGGCCGAGGCCGCCAAGTTCATCGACTTCATGATCAACGACCCGGAGGCGGGCCGGATCATCCTCAGTGACCGCGGCCTTCCGGCCAGCTCCAAGGTACTGGCGGCGGTCCAGGACAAACTTTCGGAGACTGACAGGAAGACGCTGGCCTTCCTCGGCGAGATCAAGGGCGAGCTCACGGATCCGCCTGCCGCCCCGCCGAAGCTCGCCAGCGCCATGGAGGGCATCCTCAAGCGGTATACGGATGAGGTGTTGTTCGGCCGGATGACCCCTGACGACGCCGCACGGAAGTTCATCACGGAGGCCAACGCCTCCATCGCAGGCTGA
- a CDS encoding rhodanese-like domain-containing protein produces the protein MSIDELLAQTRAGLRRLLPVEAWAAAGSADAFIVDTRPEFQRRRGGEVPGAIVIERNHLEWRLDPLCDARIPEATSADIQWIILCDEGYSSSLAASSLRQVGLANATDVIGGFQAWTTAGLQVVRLAIPTRPRGPGEPAHSELTCG, from the coding sequence GTGAGCATCGACGAGTTGCTGGCTCAGACACGTGCCGGACTACGTCGCCTGTTGCCTGTCGAGGCCTGGGCCGCGGCGGGCAGCGCCGATGCCTTCATCGTGGACACGCGGCCGGAGTTTCAGCGTCGACGCGGTGGCGAAGTGCCCGGCGCCATCGTGATCGAACGCAACCATCTGGAGTGGCGGCTCGATCCGCTCTGCGACGCGCGGATCCCCGAGGCCACCTCCGCGGACATCCAGTGGATCATCCTGTGTGACGAGGGCTACTCCTCCAGCCTCGCCGCATCGTCCCTCAGGCAGGTCGGGCTGGCGAACGCCACCGATGTGATCGGTGGCTTCCAGGCATGGACGACAGCCGGGCTCCAGGTCGTCCGCCTCGCCATCCCCACCCGCCCACGAGGCCCAGGCGAGCCTGCCCACAGCGAGCTCACATGTGGGTGA
- a CDS encoding dihydrofolate reductase family protein, giving the protein MTNSTDRRVAANLSLTLDGRYNGPGGPSDFAAFAPYVTSEVARNHMNRIWENATTALLGRLNAEGFMGYWPSVAEDENANPCDRGYAKWLVDTEEVVFSATLTEAPWARTRVVNAPADVVADLKATGEGDILVNSSASIIKPLLSADLLDRLYLMIFPEIAGGGQRLFDDGLPASEWTLCVTPCLLGGAALDDRGDCFLDNVHCG; this is encoded by the coding sequence ATGACCAACTCGACCGACCGCAGGGTGGCCGCGAACCTGAGCCTCACCCTCGACGGACGTTACAACGGTCCCGGCGGGCCTAGCGATTTCGCCGCGTTCGCCCCCTATGTGACCAGCGAGGTCGCGCGAAACCACATGAACCGCATCTGGGAGAACGCGACGACGGCGCTGCTCGGCCGGCTCAACGCCGAGGGATTCATGGGCTACTGGCCCTCGGTCGCCGAAGACGAAAACGCCAACCCATGTGATCGCGGATATGCCAAGTGGCTGGTCGACACGGAGGAGGTGGTCTTCTCGGCCACCTTGACCGAGGCCCCGTGGGCACGCACCCGCGTGGTGAACGCCCCCGCCGACGTCGTTGCCGACCTCAAGGCCACTGGTGAGGGCGACATCCTCGTCAACAGCAGCGCGAGCATCATCAAACCGCTCCTGTCGGCAGACCTGCTCGACCGGCTGTACCTCATGATCTTCCCCGAGATCGCCGGAGGCGGGCAGCGACTGTTCGACGATGGCCTGCCGGCTTCGGAGTGGACGCTCTGTGTAACTCCATGCCTGCTCGGGGGCGCAGCCCTGGATGATCGCGGCGACTGCTTCCTGGACAACGTGCACTGCGGCTAG